A genomic region of Peptoniphilus sp. ING2-D1G contains the following coding sequences:
- a CDS encoding putative l membrane protein (High confidence in function and specificity), with amino-acid sequence MAFTVVNIHMQADITEGGILGLTLFLYKIFNLDPSYVSPILDFLCFAAAMSLFGKNFLKKTAVASVAFALFYKIFLSIGAFIPNLYNFPIIAAIIGGIGIGIGCGLVVTEGGAAGGDDALALMLSHKFKINLSKAYLFSDFVILALSLAYIPFGRIFFSLLTTFVSSILIGQFEINPKGNTQNQTA; translated from the coding sequence ATGGCTTTTACCGTCGTAAATATACATATGCAGGCTGATATCACCGAGGGAGGAATTTTAGGGTTAACTTTATTCTTATATAAAATATTCAATCTGGATCCTTCCTATGTCAGTCCGATTTTGGATTTTCTGTGCTTTGCCGCAGCAATGTCTCTCTTTGGAAAGAATTTTTTAAAAAAGACCGCTGTTGCATCAGTGGCCTTTGCATTATTCTACAAAATATTTTTATCTATAGGCGCTTTTATTCCTAATCTTTATAATTTTCCTATAATTGCTGCAATTATAGGCGGTATCGGAATAGGTATAGGCTGTGGGCTGGTAGTTACGGAGGGAGGAGCGGCAGGCGGAGATGATGCTCTTGCACTTATGCTCTCACACAAATTTAAAATAAATCTTTCAAAGGCTTATTTATTTTCAGATTTTGTGATTTTAGCCTTGTCTTTGGCATATATTCCTTTCGGCAGAATATTTTTTTCACTATTGACAACTTTTGTATCATCGATACTCATTGGTCAATTTGAAATAAATCCGAAGGGCAATACTCAAAATCAAACTGCTTAA
- a CDS encoding hypothetical protein (High confidence in function and specificity): MKVVGITTGQEVYIGSRERNFRMNEFLIVEDEVQGDLLGEIVEAKTFNRFIPLNIGGDFVDSSVLESLRTMGYDVGEETIYIGKLRLLKEAQYPILTGSDIRIPKFEEIKKIIAPTRPKDGLLLGIIRNSDALTEYMDEEYKNLMDIYEDDKYEEQRDVPFVFDFKSMHEYPHIGIFGGSGSGKSFGLRVILEELMKKSIPTVVLDPHYEMNFKLSSDSKYTQDYSGLYEELQIGKDVGIKFEDLSRDDIIKLLNTSSHLTEPMVNVVSTLFVKGSNYYSFFQKLSNLLEAQDAGGLDKIEEKIFYAEDEVQKKEWEDRKKLYEKYDKSCPSASVRGVLWRLARLFNEGIFNKDIIPIINSLKSGKLVVIQGSTRMIQVFSTYLLNKLYTSRRDYRESKFTKKVEEDFFPPFIIVTDEAHNFAPKGFETPSKSIIREIAQEGRKYGVFLILATQRPTLLDETTTAQLNSKFIFRTVRASDIDTIKEETDISIDESKRLPYLTTGDVFISSAKLGRTSYVRIRAAHTKSPHKENPFDELRNISDKENKEFLEYIKEYLPIYPSLNSLEIIKEINAKHFKSYSFDQFNLKLQELKKAGLIVKDSENFLGERYLLAEDEEK; encoded by the coding sequence ATGAAAGTAGTCGGAATAACTACCGGTCAAGAGGTATATATAGGTTCAAGAGAAAGAAATTTCCGTATGAATGAATTTTTAATAGTGGAAGATGAAGTTCAGGGAGATTTGCTTGGAGAAATTGTAGAAGCAAAGACTTTTAACAGATTTATTCCATTGAATATCGGAGGAGATTTTGTAGATTCTTCAGTATTGGAGTCTTTGAGAACCATGGGATACGATGTAGGTGAAGAGACTATCTATATAGGCAAACTCAGGCTTTTAAAAGAAGCGCAATACCCCATACTCACAGGCAGCGATATCAGAATTCCAAAATTCGAAGAAATTAAAAAAATCATAGCGCCCACAAGACCTAAAGATGGATTGTTGCTCGGCATAATAAGAAACTCCGATGCATTAACCGAATATATGGACGAAGAATATAAAAATCTTATGGATATATATGAAGATGATAAATATGAGGAGCAAAGGGATGTACCCTTCGTATTTGATTTTAAATCCATGCACGAATATCCACACATAGGGATTTTCGGAGGTTCAGGATCGGGAAAGAGCTTCGGGCTTAGAGTTATATTGGAAGAATTGATGAAAAAGAGCATACCCACGGTGGTTTTGGATCCTCATTATGAGATGAACTTCAAGCTTTCCTCCGATTCGAAATATACACAGGACTACAGCGGATTATATGAAGAACTTCAAATAGGAAAAGATGTGGGGATAAAGTTTGAAGATCTATCAAGGGATGATATCATCAAACTTTTAAACACCTCTTCGCATCTGACGGAACCTATGGTAAATGTGGTCAGTACATTATTTGTAAAGGGTTCCAATTATTATTCCTTCTTTCAAAAACTGAGTAATTTGCTGGAAGCTCAAGATGCAGGAGGATTGGACAAAATAGAAGAAAAAATATTTTATGCAGAAGATGAAGTGCAAAAAAAAGAATGGGAAGACCGAAAGAAACTCTATGAAAAATATGACAAGTCTTGTCCAAGCGCTTCTGTAAGAGGTGTGTTGTGGAGACTTGCAAGACTCTTTAACGAAGGCATTTTCAACAAAGACATAATTCCTATAATAAACAGTTTAAAATCCGGAAAGCTCGTTGTAATTCAAGGTTCCACGAGAATGATACAGGTTTTTTCCACATATCTTTTAAATAAACTCTACACGAGCAGGAGAGACTACAGGGAGTCCAAATTCACGAAAAAAGTAGAAGAAGACTTTTTCCCACCCTTTATAATAGTCACGGATGAAGCACATAATTTTGCGCCCAAGGGATTTGAAACTCCATCTAAATCCATAATAAGAGAAATTGCCCAAGAGGGTAGAAAGTATGGAGTATTTTTAATACTTGCAACACAAAGGCCCACGCTTTTAGATGAAACCACTACGGCGCAATTAAACAGCAAATTTATATTCAGAACGGTGAGGGCATCGGACATTGATACAATTAAAGAGGAAACGGATATAAGCATCGATGAATCCAAGAGGTTGCCGTATCTCACCACAGGAGATGTCTTTATTTCTTCGGCAAAGTTGGGCAGAACCTCCTATGTGCGAATAAGAGCTGCGCACACAAAATCTCCCCACAAGGAAAATCCCTTTGATGAATTAAGGAATATTTCTGATAAAGAAAATAAAGAATTTTTGGAATATATAAAAGAGTATTTGCCCATATATCCAAGTTTAAACTCTTTGGAAATAATCAAGGAAATAAATGCCAAGCATTTTAAAAGTTACAGTTTTGATCAATTTAATTTAAAACTTCAGGAGTTGAAAAAGGCGGGGCTTATTGTAAAAGACAGCGAAAACTTCTTAGGAGAAAGATACCTTTTAGCAGAGGACGAAGAAAAATAA
- the secA gene encoding Protein translocase subunit SecA (Part of the Sec protein translocase complex. Interacts with the SecYEG preprotein conducting channel. Has a central role in coupling the hydrolysis of ATP to the transfer of proteins into and across the cell membrane, serving as an ATP-driven molecular motor driving the stepwise translocation of polypeptide chains across the membrane; High confidence in function and specificity), translated as MGLFDKIFGSYSDREIKKITPLVEQVLALDEKMQSLSDEELKAKTQEFKDRYHAGESLDDLLVEAFAVVREASWRVLGMKHFKVQVIGGIVLHQGRIAEMKTGEGKTLVATLPAYLNAISGEGVHIVTVNDYLAQRDRDWMGKVYEFLGLTVGCIIHDMKPEERKEAYNSDITYGTNNEFGFDYLRDNMVIYKREMVQRQLNYCIVDEVDSILIDEARTPLIISGQGDESTDLYVRAKSFVDTLSFRIKTEDESNLERFNREFEEETVDFIVNEKQKSSVLTDQGIEKAERYFNIENLSDIENMELSHHINQALKAKGNMKRDIDYVVNDGEIIIVDEFTGRLMYGRRYSEGLHQAIEAKEGLEVKAESKTLATITFQNYFRMYKKLAGMTGTAMTEEEEFRDIYNIDVVEIPTNKPIVREDNNDAIYKNEPAKFNAVIEDIKKSHEKGQPVLVGTISIEKSEELSKLLKKKGIRHNVLNAKKHAQESEIVAQAGRLGAVTIATNMAGRGTDIVLGGNPGHMATTELKKSGLSEEILNQVDSYNETDDPEVIEARKKYQELVNKFKIETDKESKEVIEAGGLHIIGTERHESRRIDNQLRGRSGRQGDPGSTRFYISGDDDLIRLFAGDRFKETMERIDAPDDEPIEAGILTKLIESAQRKVEGNNFSIRKHVLQYDDVMNKQREVIYGERKRVLEGEDLKEDILAMGEDVINKNVEFYNKVDQEGKKFMDYEGLKTAVQNIFDLNPEFINESLTSTEEIETAIKEKALERYAVKEEEFGSEKFREVERIVLLQVVDQKWMDHIDAMDQLRKGIGLRAVGQVDPVRAYAQEGFDMFEEMNEYIKEDTVKMLFHVVNPEKMQRVRVAKEIETVNPDDGKKKPFVRKTKKIGRNDPCPCGSGKKYKNCCGKKS; from the coding sequence ATGGGATTATTTGATAAAATTTTCGGATCTTATAGCGATAGAGAAATAAAAAAAATAACACCACTTGTAGAGCAGGTACTTGCTCTTGATGAAAAAATGCAAAGTTTAAGCGATGAAGAACTAAAGGCTAAAACACAGGAATTTAAAGATAGATATCATGCCGGGGAATCTTTGGATGATTTGTTGGTGGAAGCTTTTGCTGTAGTTAGAGAGGCTTCTTGGAGAGTGCTGGGTATGAAGCACTTCAAAGTTCAAGTAATAGGCGGCATTGTGCTGCACCAAGGCAGAATTGCCGAAATGAAAACCGGTGAAGGAAAGACCCTTGTGGCTACCTTACCCGCTTATTTAAATGCGATCAGCGGCGAAGGCGTGCATATTGTAACGGTAAACGACTACCTTGCACAGCGTGATAGGGACTGGATGGGAAAGGTATACGAATTTTTAGGGCTTACTGTAGGATGCATAATTCACGACATGAAGCCAGAAGAGAGAAAAGAGGCCTACAACAGTGATATAACCTACGGTACCAATAATGAATTCGGTTTCGACTACTTGCGTGACAACATGGTCATCTATAAAAGAGAGATGGTACAAAGACAGTTGAATTATTGTATAGTTGACGAAGTCGACTCCATTTTAATAGATGAGGCGAGAACTCCTCTAATAATTTCAGGACAAGGCGATGAATCTACAGATTTATATGTCAGAGCGAAGAGTTTCGTTGACACGCTCAGCTTCAGGATAAAAACAGAAGATGAATCCAATCTTGAAAGATTTAACAGGGAATTTGAAGAGGAAACTGTTGATTTCATAGTTAATGAAAAACAAAAATCCTCAGTGTTGACAGATCAAGGTATTGAAAAGGCGGAAAGATATTTTAATATTGAAAATCTTTCCGACATCGAAAACATGGAATTGTCTCACCACATAAATCAGGCTTTAAAGGCCAAGGGCAACATGAAAAGGGATATAGATTATGTTGTAAATGACGGTGAAATCATAATTGTAGATGAATTTACGGGCAGACTTATGTACGGAAGAAGATATTCCGAAGGACTTCATCAAGCAATAGAAGCCAAAGAAGGTTTGGAAGTTAAAGCTGAATCCAAAACCCTTGCGACAATTACATTTCAAAATTACTTCAGGATGTATAAAAAGCTCGCCGGTATGACAGGTACGGCTATGACAGAAGAAGAGGAATTCAGAGATATCTACAATATCGATGTCGTTGAGATTCCGACCAATAAACCCATAGTAAGAGAAGATAATAATGACGCCATTTACAAAAATGAGCCTGCAAAGTTCAATGCGGTTATCGAAGATATTAAAAAATCTCACGAAAAGGGACAACCGGTCCTTGTAGGTACAATTTCCATTGAAAAGTCTGAAGAGCTTTCGAAACTTTTAAAAAAGAAAGGCATCAGACATAATGTGCTAAATGCTAAAAAACATGCCCAAGAATCCGAAATAGTAGCTCAGGCGGGAAGATTAGGAGCTGTTACCATAGCGACAAACATGGCCGGTCGTGGTACGGATATCGTCTTGGGAGGAAACCCGGGACACATGGCAACTACCGAACTTAAAAAATCCGGACTTAGCGAAGAAATTTTAAACCAAGTGGATTCATATAATGAAACGGACGATCCGGAAGTTATTGAAGCAAGAAAAAAATATCAAGAACTTGTAAATAAATTCAAAATTGAAACGGACAAGGAATCTAAAGAGGTAATTGAAGCGGGAGGACTCCACATAATAGGTACTGAAAGGCACGAATCCAGAAGAATTGACAATCAATTAAGAGGTCGTTCAGGTAGACAGGGAGATCCGGGCTCCACAAGATTTTATATTTCCGGAGATGATGATTTAATCAGGCTTTTTGCAGGGGACAGATTTAAAGAAACCATGGAAAGGATAGATGCTCCTGATGATGAGCCCATAGAAGCGGGCATACTCACTAAACTTATAGAGTCGGCACAAAGAAAAGTTGAAGGAAACAACTTTTCAATACGTAAGCATGTATTGCAATATGACGATGTAATGAACAAACAAAGAGAGGTAATTTACGGAGAAAGAAAAAGAGTTCTCGAAGGAGAAGACCTTAAAGAAGACATACTTGCAATGGGTGAAGATGTAATCAACAAGAACGTTGAATTTTATAATAAAGTCGACCAGGAAGGCAAAAAATTCATGGATTATGAAGGGCTAAAAACAGCCGTTCAAAATATTTTTGATCTAAATCCTGAATTTATAAATGAATCTTTAACCTCAACAGAAGAAATAGAGACGGCGATAAAAGAAAAAGCCCTTGAAAGATATGCGGTAAAAGAAGAGGAATTCGGAAGTGAAAAATTCAGAGAAGTGGAAAGAATAGTTCTTCTTCAAGTTGTAGATCAAAAATGGATGGACCACATAGACGCCATGGATCAACTCAGAAAAGGTATAGGATTAAGAGCCGTAGGGCAAGTAGATCCTGTAAGAGCTTATGCCCAAGAAGGTTTTGACATGTTTGAGGAAATGAACGAATATATCAAAGAAGATACGGTTAAGATGTTGTTCCATGTAGTAAATCCTGAAAAAATGCAAAGGGTAAGAGTTGCAAAGGAAATTGAAACAGTAAATCCCGACGATGGAAAGAAGAAACCCTTTGTGCGAAAAACGAAAAAAATTGGAAGAAATGACCCGTGCCCCTGTGGAAGCGGAAAAAAATACAAAAATTGTTGTGGTAAAAAATCATAA
- the oppB gene encoding Oligopeptide transport system permease protein OppB (High confidence in function and specificity): MLKFIAKRLGMSVLTIFFIITLTFFLMHAVPGNPLQQEGKIPDTVYQNLRVKYGLDKSKSEQYVIYLKNIIKLDFGESMKSKTETVNQMIARGFPVSVRLGIQALLYAIIIGVTLGSLAAIYQNKAPDYLAQIFALIGISVPSFIMGTLLIQFVAKNTSIPISGWGTWQHTILPSIALCMMPTAQIARLMRSSMLEVLNQDYIKTAASKGISKAAVIIKHAIRNSILPVISSLGTISTDLLVGSFVVEKIFGIPGLGRFFIKSITDRDYTLIMGTTVFYGLVLVTMLLIVDIAYVFIDPRIKLSGGEN, from the coding sequence ATGTTAAAGTTTATAGCTAAAAGACTGGGGATGTCAGTACTTACAATATTCTTTATAATAACACTAACTTTCTTTTTGATGCATGCAGTACCGGGTAATCCATTGCAACAAGAGGGTAAAATCCCTGATACTGTCTATCAAAACTTAAGGGTAAAATACGGATTGGACAAATCCAAATCTGAACAATACGTTATTTATTTAAAAAATATAATAAAATTGGATTTTGGAGAAAGCATGAAGTCAAAAACCGAAACGGTCAACCAAATGATTGCAAGAGGTTTTCCTGTATCTGTAAGACTGGGTATACAAGCGCTTTTATATGCAATAATAATAGGAGTAACCTTAGGTTCATTGGCTGCAATATATCAAAATAAAGCTCCCGATTACCTGGCTCAAATTTTCGCCTTAATAGGAATTTCCGTACCTTCATTTATAATGGGAACACTTTTAATTCAATTTGTAGCAAAGAACACATCGATTCCAATAAGCGGTTGGGGAACATGGCAACATACCATACTTCCTTCAATTGCTCTTTGCATGATGCCCACAGCTCAAATTGCGAGGCTTATGCGTTCTTCAATGCTTGAAGTTCTAAATCAGGACTATATAAAGACAGCTGCCAGCAAGGGTATTTCAAAGGCGGCGGTAATAATAAAACACGCGATAAGAAACTCAATACTTCCGGTTATTTCATCCTTGGGAACAATTTCTACAGACCTTTTAGTGGGTTCCTTTGTAGTTGAAAAAATATTCGGAATTCCCGGACTTGGAAGATTTTTCATAAAGAGTATCACCGACAGAGACTATACGCTGATAATGGGTACGACTGTATTTTATGGATTGGTACTTGTAACTATGCTTTTGATTGTTGATATAGCTTATGTATTTATAGATCCAAGAATAAAACTGTCGGGAGGAGAAAATTAA
- a CDS encoding hemolysin III (Members of this family are integral membrane proteins. This family includes a protein with hemolytic activity from Bacillus cereus. It has been proposed that YOL002c encodes a Saccharomyces cerevisiae protein that plays a key role in metabolic pathways that regulate lipid and phosphate metabolism; High confidence in function and specificity) — MSEKNKKLLYEILNSTSHGIGVILGIIFLIMMIFKFGGKISNYLFAGFIIYGACFIIMFLSSTLYHAIQAPKAKKILRVFDHSSIFLFIAGSYTPIVLYILEGRMQILFLAVIWAAALFGTIFKLVTYNKYDKYVKFSVFLYIVMGWMAIFLIKPIILKTGIAFMAFILIGGILYTAGTYFYKKKIPLYNHFVWHIFVLTAAVVQYIGISGFLI, encoded by the coding sequence ATGTCTGAGAAAAATAAAAAATTGTTATATGAAATCCTCAATTCCACAAGTCACGGCATAGGAGTTATTTTAGGTATTATTTTTTTAATTATGATGATATTTAAATTTGGAGGGAAAATTTCAAATTACTTGTTTGCAGGATTTATAATCTATGGAGCATGTTTCATAATTATGTTTTTATCAAGTACTTTGTACCATGCCATACAAGCCCCCAAGGCTAAAAAGATATTGAGAGTATTTGATCACTCCAGCATATTTTTATTTATCGCAGGTTCCTATACGCCAATTGTACTTTATATTTTGGAAGGCAGAATGCAAATTTTGTTTTTAGCGGTGATATGGGCTGCAGCACTTTTCGGAACGATATTTAAGCTTGTCACTTACAATAAATACGACAAATACGTAAAATTTTCCGTATTTTTGTATATAGTTATGGGATGGATGGCTATATTTTTAATCAAACCCATAATTCTCAAAACAGGGATTGCTTTTATGGCATTTATCTTAATCGGAGGAATATTGTACACGGCAGGGACTTATTTCTATAAAAAGAAAATTCCTTTATATAATCACTTTGTATGGCATATATTCGTTTTGACGGCTGCAGTGGTGCAGTACATAGGAATATCCGGTTTTTTGATTTAG
- a CDS encoding Oligopeptide transport system permease protein OppA (ABC-type oligopeptide transport system, periplasmic component [Amino acid transport and metabolism]; High confidence in function and specificity): MIKKFKSLTALLALLALVLTACGGGGSNSATEKGGSEGSAGTGGAEGDILYTANRSEPGTLDPALAQGTHESWILNHLFTGLLTYDESGEIVAGMADLPVVSEDGLNYTFTIRDGMKWSNGDPVTANDFEFSWKRVLDPQTASVYAYQLYYLAGGKEFNSIEKPGVYYVKDDDDNDTEEVDHEVTYTDADTQGLDIAGKSDEEVAQMVYEKWLTEARDKVGVKAVDEKTLEVTLANPTPYFKDLTAFYTLYPVNEKIVSENPDWAKDAETHVSNGAFTLKTWEHDSLIEIVKNDNWVNADKVKLAGISWDILEDSNTAYQNYDGGKYWMEVDPPQEVVAQKFSNEDPELIIGKQVGTYYYNLNNIQTAEGNNPFVNVNIRKALSMALDREGLVTNITKGGQIPAEGMVPYGLTDDTGADFREANGVLIEYNPEEAKKLLDKGLEETGLTLEDINGKVLLYNTDEAHKKNAQAVQQMWKETLGIEIQLENVDFNVKLAREKAHDFDISRAGWVGDYSDPMTMLDLFITGGSFNDSGYTNPKYDELINTAISSPDQKVRMDAMKEAEKILMEDMPVIPVYFYTQPYFVKQNVKGIYKPILQYPVLTYAEIVE; this comes from the coding sequence ATGATTAAAAAATTTAAGAGCCTCACAGCATTATTGGCATTGTTAGCTTTAGTGCTAACTGCATGCGGAGGCGGAGGTAGCAATTCCGCTACAGAAAAAGGCGGATCGGAAGGGTCGGCAGGAACAGGCGGAGCCGAAGGAGATATCCTTTATACGGCAAACAGATCTGAACCGGGCACATTGGACCCTGCTTTAGCACAAGGTACACATGAATCTTGGATTTTAAACCATTTATTCACAGGTTTATTGACCTATGATGAAAGTGGAGAAATTGTTGCGGGTATGGCAGATCTACCTGTAGTTTCTGAAGACGGACTAAACTATACCTTTACCATAAGAGACGGTATGAAATGGTCTAACGGAGATCCGGTAACTGCAAATGATTTTGAGTTCTCTTGGAAGAGAGTTTTAGACCCTCAAACAGCATCTGTATATGCATATCAATTGTATTATCTTGCAGGTGGCAAGGAATTCAACTCCATTGAAAAGCCGGGAGTATATTACGTAAAAGACGATGATGACAATGACACTGAAGAAGTGGATCATGAAGTTACTTATACCGATGCTGACACTCAAGGTTTGGACATAGCGGGAAAATCAGACGAAGAAGTAGCGCAAATGGTTTATGAAAAATGGCTTACTGAAGCTCGAGATAAAGTAGGAGTCAAAGCGGTTGATGAAAAAACACTTGAAGTAACCCTTGCAAATCCGACTCCTTATTTTAAAGACTTAACAGCTTTCTATACACTGTATCCTGTAAATGAAAAAATTGTTTCAGAAAATCCCGATTGGGCAAAAGATGCAGAAACACACGTTTCAAATGGTGCATTTACCCTTAAAACATGGGAACATGACAGCTTAATAGAAATAGTAAAGAACGATAATTGGGTAAATGCCGACAAGGTTAAACTTGCAGGAATTTCTTGGGATATTTTGGAAGATTCAAATACAGCTTATCAAAATTACGATGGCGGAAAATATTGGATGGAAGTAGATCCTCCACAAGAAGTAGTAGCTCAAAAATTCTCAAACGAAGATCCAGAACTTATAATCGGAAAACAAGTGGGAACATACTATTACAATCTTAACAATATTCAAACTGCAGAAGGAAACAACCCCTTTGTAAATGTAAATATCAGAAAAGCTCTATCAATGGCACTTGACAGAGAAGGTCTTGTAACAAACATCACCAAGGGTGGACAAATTCCGGCCGAAGGCATGGTTCCATATGGATTGACGGATGATACCGGAGCCGATTTCAGAGAAGCAAATGGAGTTTTGATAGAATATAATCCTGAAGAAGCAAAGAAATTGTTGGATAAAGGACTTGAAGAAACAGGTTTGACACTTGAGGACATTAACGGCAAGGTACTTCTTTATAACACAGATGAAGCTCACAAGAAAAATGCTCAAGCTGTCCAACAAATGTGGAAGGAAACTTTAGGAATTGAAATTCAACTTGAAAATGTTGATTTTAACGTAAAACTTGCTCGTGAAAAAGCGCATGATTTTGATATCAGCCGTGCGGGATGGGTAGGAGACTATTCAGATCCTATGACAATGCTTGATTTGTTCATAACAGGCGGTTCATTTAACGACTCAGGATACACTAATCCGAAGTATGACGAACTGATAAACACAGCTATATCAAGCCCCGATCAAAAAGTTCGCATGGACGCTATGAAAGAAGCGGAAAAAATATTAATGGAAGATATGCCTGTTATTCCTGTATATTTCTACACACAACCATATTTCGTAAAACAAAATGTTAAGGGAATCTACAAACCAATACTTCAATATCCGGTATTAACATATGCTGAGATTGTAGAATAA
- the nhaC gene encoding NhaC family sodium:proton (Na+:H+) antiporter (High confidence in function and specificity) produces the protein MEFGILSIVPPIVAIVLSLITKEVITSLLFGIIAGGLIFTGGDVIAAFESVFGLMGEKLGDNSLMVMFLALLGSLVMVMNMAGGSFAYGQWASKKIKSKPAAKLATVALGMLIFIDDYFNCLTVGAVMKPITDENKISRAKLAHIIDSTAAPVCIIAPISSWAASVIAIIGDTGVENPMGKFLGTIPLNAYAILTLVTMVYFSFSKTELFSMEKYERNDTSIMLSDENLGYSHSDKGKVIDLVLPILTLIGVTLLMMLRTGGYFADPSIGMGAGFGDADVNLSLVIGSVVALIVAFIMYIPRKLLTFRQFMDGIVDGIKSMISAIVILTLAWTIGGITSDTYLNTGGYIAGVIQESTMPMWILPTIIFIIACFLSFSTGTAWGTFGILVPIMVPILVHTNHMHYLEIVLAAIFSGSVFGDHCSPISDTTILSSAGAGCDHIIHVSTQIPYAVITAIASIIGFFVAGVIGMEMAVVPVGLVALFIMIVVAQKMTLNKLGKA, from the coding sequence ATGGAATTTGGTATTTTATCGATAGTTCCTCCCATAGTTGCAATTGTTCTGTCATTGATTACAAAAGAGGTAATAACTTCTTTACTATTCGGAATTATTGCAGGAGGTTTAATTTTTACAGGAGGAGATGTAATAGCGGCCTTTGAATCCGTTTTTGGATTGATGGGCGAAAAACTCGGAGATAATTCTCTTATGGTCATGTTCCTTGCGCTTTTAGGTTCTCTGGTAATGGTTATGAATATGGCCGGAGGATCCTTTGCTTACGGACAATGGGCCAGCAAGAAAATTAAAAGCAAACCTGCGGCAAAACTTGCAACGGTGGCTTTAGGAATGTTAATTTTTATTGACGACTATTTTAATTGTTTGACTGTGGGTGCAGTAATGAAGCCAATTACTGATGAAAATAAAATTTCAAGGGCAAAACTTGCTCACATAATAGACTCTACGGCGGCTCCGGTATGTATAATTGCTCCAATATCAAGTTGGGCGGCATCTGTAATTGCAATTATAGGAGATACGGGAGTAGAAAATCCCATGGGTAAATTTTTAGGAACCATTCCTCTTAATGCTTATGCAATACTTACTTTAGTTACAATGGTGTATTTTTCTTTTTCAAAGACCGAATTGTTCAGTATGGAAAAATATGAAAGAAATGACACTTCAATTATGCTTTCGGATGAAAACTTAGGTTATTCTCATTCGGATAAGGGCAAGGTAATAGACCTTGTACTTCCTATCCTGACACTTATTGGTGTTACACTTCTCATGATGCTTAGAACCGGAGGATATTTTGCAGACCCCTCCATAGGAATGGGTGCGGGATTTGGAGATGCCGATGTAAACCTATCTCTTGTAATAGGATCCGTAGTTGCGCTAATTGTGGCTTTTATAATGTATATTCCGAGGAAACTTCTCACTTTCAGACAGTTTATGGACGGTATAGTAGATGGAATAAAATCGATGATCAGTGCAATTGTAATACTTACACTTGCATGGACAATCGGCGGGATTACAAGCGATACTTATTTAAACACAGGCGGATATATCGCAGGAGTTATACAGGAATCTACAATGCCCATGTGGATATTACCCACAATAATATTTATAATTGCTTGTTTTCTATCTTTTTCAACAGGAACCGCTTGGGGAACCTTTGGAATATTAGTTCCGATAATGGTACCGATATTGGTACATACTAACCATATGCACTATCTCGAAATAGTACTTGCGGCTATATTTTCAGGATCTGTTTTTGGAGACCACTGTTCACCGATTTCAGATACCACTATACTTTCTTCAGCAGGTGCGGGCTGTGATCATATAATACACGTATCAACTCAGATACCCTATGCTGTAATTACAGCAATAGCATCGATAATAGGATTTTTTGTAGCGGGAGTTATAGGCATGGAGATGGCGGTAGTGCCTGTAGGTCTGGTTGCATTATTCATTATGATAGTAGTTGCTCAAAAGATGACGCTCAACAAACTTGGGAAAGCATAA